One genomic region from Skermania piniformis encodes:
- the htpG gene encoding molecular chaperone HtpG — MFEVSSQAEQLEFQAETRQLLDLMIHSVYSEKDIFLRELISNASDALDKLRLASFQDKDLAVDTSDLHIDIEVDKTARTLSVRDNGIGMTRDEVVTLIGTIAKSGTAELRRALAEAKDSAAPEELIGQFGIGFYSSFIVADKVTLLTRKAGETVGTRWESAGEATYTIEEQPDAPQGTTVTLHLKPEDAEDHLYDYTAEWKLRDIVKKYSDFIAWPVRMEVTKSAKVTNDEGEEVDEITVETETLNSQKALWTRPRSEVTDEEYQDFYRHVSHAWDEPAEIIPFKAEGTFEYQALLFIPSHAPFDLFTRDHKRGVQLYVKRVFIMDNCEELMPEYLRFVKGVVDAQDLSLNVSREILQQDRHLRMIQKRLVRKVLSVIKDMDAEKYVNFWKEFGAVLKEGLIGDTENQATLLEVSSFASTASDQELTRLSGYVERMKDGQDTIYYLTGESRQQLENSPHMEAFKAKGLEVLLLTDPVDEMWTGSVPEFEGKRFQSIAKGEVDLETEDEKKATESLREEQDKEFGDLLGWLKTTLESDVKEVRLTNRLTESPACIVGDSFDMSPMLAKMYRQSGQSMPLAKRILELNPTHPLVVGLRDKYAADHDDATLPETAELLYGTALLAEGGELVDPAKFAKLVADRLTRTL; from the coding sequence ATGTTCGAGGTGTCGTCGCAGGCTGAGCAGTTGGAATTCCAGGCCGAGACCAGGCAGCTGCTGGATCTGATGATCCACTCGGTGTACTCCGAGAAAGACATCTTTCTGCGCGAACTGATCTCCAACGCCTCCGATGCGCTGGACAAGTTGCGGCTGGCGTCTTTTCAGGACAAGGACCTCGCGGTCGACACCTCCGACCTGCACATCGACATCGAGGTGGACAAGACCGCACGCACCCTCTCGGTGCGCGACAACGGCATCGGCATGACCCGCGACGAGGTGGTCACGCTGATCGGCACGATCGCCAAGTCCGGCACCGCCGAGCTGCGCCGCGCGCTCGCCGAGGCCAAGGATTCCGCCGCTCCCGAAGAGCTGATCGGCCAGTTCGGCATCGGCTTCTACTCCAGCTTCATCGTCGCCGACAAGGTCACCCTGCTCACCCGCAAGGCCGGTGAGACGGTCGGCACCCGGTGGGAATCGGCCGGTGAGGCCACCTACACCATCGAGGAACAGCCCGACGCCCCGCAGGGCACCACGGTGACCCTGCACCTCAAGCCGGAGGACGCCGAAGACCACCTCTACGACTACACCGCGGAGTGGAAGCTCCGCGACATCGTCAAGAAGTACTCCGACTTCATCGCCTGGCCGGTCCGGATGGAGGTCACCAAGAGCGCCAAGGTGACCAACGACGAGGGCGAAGAGGTCGACGAGATCACCGTCGAGACCGAAACGCTGAACTCGCAGAAGGCGCTCTGGACCCGCCCGCGCAGCGAGGTGACCGACGAGGAGTACCAGGACTTCTACCGGCACGTCAGCCACGCCTGGGACGAGCCGGCCGAGATCATCCCGTTCAAGGCCGAAGGCACGTTCGAGTACCAGGCGTTGCTGTTCATCCCGTCGCACGCGCCGTTCGACCTGTTCACCCGGGACCACAAGCGCGGGGTGCAGCTCTACGTCAAGCGGGTGTTCATCATGGACAACTGCGAAGAGCTGATGCCGGAGTACCTGCGCTTCGTCAAGGGCGTGGTCGACGCCCAGGACCTGTCGCTGAACGTCTCCCGCGAGATCCTGCAGCAGGACCGGCACCTGCGGATGATCCAGAAGCGGCTGGTCCGCAAGGTGCTCTCGGTGATCAAGGACATGGACGCCGAGAAGTACGTCAACTTCTGGAAGGAGTTCGGCGCGGTCCTCAAGGAGGGCCTGATCGGCGACACCGAGAATCAGGCGACGCTGCTCGAGGTGTCCTCGTTCGCCTCCACCGCGTCGGATCAGGAGCTCACCCGGCTGAGTGGGTACGTCGAGCGGATGAAGGACGGCCAGGACACCATCTACTACCTGACCGGCGAGTCCCGCCAGCAGCTGGAGAACTCTCCGCACATGGAGGCGTTCAAGGCCAAGGGGCTCGAGGTGCTGCTGCTCACCGACCCGGTGGACGAGATGTGGACCGGATCGGTGCCCGAATTCGAGGGCAAGCGGTTCCAGTCGATCGCCAAGGGTGAAGTCGATCTCGAAACCGAAGACGAGAAGAAGGCCACCGAATCGCTGCGCGAAGAGCAGGACAAGGAGTTCGGCGACCTGCTCGGCTGGCTGAAGACCACCCTGGAGAGCGACGTCAAGGAGGTGCGGCTGACCAATCGGCTCACCGAGTCGCCGGCCTGCATCGTCGGCGATTCCTTCGACATGTCGCCGATGCTGGCCAAGATGTATCGCCAGTCCGGGCAGTCGATGCCGCTGGCCAAGCGCATCCTGGAGCTGAACCCGACGCATCCGCTCGTCGTCGGTCTGCGGGACAAGTACGCCGCCGACCACGACGACGCCACGTTGCCCGAGACCGCCGAGCTGCTCTACGGCACCGCGCTGCTGGCCGAGGGCGGGGAGCTGGTCGACCCGGCGAAGTTCGCCAAGCTGGTGGCCGACCGGCTCACCCGGACCCTGTAG
- a CDS encoding VOC family protein, with protein MITNVSLVSVWVKDLDESLAFYTDVLGFEVGDDVQVAADFRWVTVKHPSQPELEVHLSTPSAPLPDYLIEAMRRAQDEGGLPGVGLKVDDCRKTYEELASKGVEFIQEPAERPYGVEALMRDNSGNWLVLVEPREFSQADFDGADLG; from the coding sequence ATGATCACGAACGTTTCCCTTGTCAGCGTCTGGGTCAAAGACCTCGACGAATCCCTCGCCTTCTACACCGACGTGCTCGGCTTCGAGGTCGGCGACGACGTCCAGGTCGCGGCGGATTTTCGGTGGGTCACCGTCAAGCACCCGAGCCAGCCGGAGCTGGAGGTTCACCTGTCGACGCCGAGCGCACCACTGCCCGACTACCTGATCGAGGCGATGCGCCGCGCACAGGACGAGGGCGGGCTGCCCGGCGTGGGCCTGAAGGTGGACGACTGCCGCAAGACCTACGAAGAGCTGGCGAGCAAGGGCGTCGAGTTCATCCAGGAACCGGCCGAGCGTCCCTACGGCGTCGAAGCGCTGATGCGGGACAACTCGGGCAACTGGCTGGTGCTGGTCGAGCCGCGCGAGTTCAGCCAGGCCGACTTCGACGGCGCCGACCTGGGCTGA
- a CDS encoding helix-turn-helix transcriptional regulator, whose translation MNQAHNELLVHLRSARDHADRNYAEPLDLAQLAAVAGLSKWYFQRLFTVTYGRSPAAYVSERRIERAQDLLRCTNLTVTEICHAVGFASLGSFSTRFREIVGETPSEFQARYAAGGAPHVPGCYVFMRGLVETASQEKPSTTEAP comes from the coding sequence GTGAACCAGGCGCACAACGAACTTCTGGTGCACCTGCGGTCGGCCCGCGACCACGCCGACCGGAACTACGCCGAACCGCTCGATCTGGCCCAACTGGCCGCGGTGGCCGGACTGTCCAAGTGGTACTTCCAGCGACTGTTCACCGTGACCTACGGTCGCAGCCCGGCCGCGTACGTATCCGAACGTCGGATCGAGCGCGCGCAGGACCTGCTGCGCTGCACCAACCTGACCGTCACCGAGATCTGCCACGCGGTCGGCTTCGCCAGCCTCGGCTCGTTCTCCACCCGGTTCCGGGAGATCGTCGGCGAGACGCCGAGCGAGTTCCAGGCCCGCTACGCCGCCGGCGGCGCACCGCACGTTCCGGGTTGCTACGTGTTCATGCGTGGCCTGGTCGAGACCGCAAGCCAGGAGAAGCCATCGACGACCGAGGCCCCATAG
- a CDS encoding 4a-hydroxytetrahydrobiopterin dehydratase codes for MSIDTEKLTGDQIAEFGLTDWRVLSGQLFARFVTGTFATGLRLVQAVAEVAEELNHHPDIDLRYSRVQIRLLSHDVGGLTRRDVELAGRISALARDLGTAADTAALTLVEYGIDTPDSAAIRPFWLAIHGLPGDTAGDEVVDPVGAAPTIWFQPTEPHEPPRQRWHPDIWVAADEAAARIAAAVAAGGTVVDDSHAPRFVVLADPQGNRACICTATGRT; via the coding sequence ATGTCTATCGATACCGAGAAGCTGACCGGGGACCAGATCGCCGAGTTCGGCCTCACCGACTGGCGCGTGCTGTCGGGTCAGCTGTTCGCCCGCTTCGTCACCGGCACCTTCGCCACCGGATTACGCCTGGTTCAGGCGGTCGCCGAGGTCGCCGAGGAGCTGAACCACCATCCCGACATCGACCTGCGGTACTCCCGGGTACAGATCCGGCTGCTCAGCCACGATGTCGGCGGCCTGACCCGCCGGGATGTCGAGCTGGCCGGCCGGATCAGCGCGCTGGCCCGCGACCTCGGAACGGCCGCCGACACCGCCGCGCTCACCCTGGTCGAGTACGGCATCGACACCCCCGACAGCGCCGCGATCCGGCCGTTCTGGCTGGCGATCCACGGCCTACCGGGCGATACCGCCGGCGACGAGGTCGTCGACCCGGTCGGTGCGGCGCCGACGATCTGGTTTCAGCCGACCGAACCACACGAGCCGCCGCGGCAACGCTGGCATCCCGACATCTGGGTCGCCGCGGACGAAGCCGCGGCCCGGATCGCCGCAGCGGTCGCGGCGGGCGGGACCGTGGTCGACGACTCGCACGCGCCCAGGTTCGTCGTGCTCGCCGACCCGCAGGGCAACCGCGCCTGCATCTGCACCGCAACCGGACGCACGTGA
- a CDS encoding rhomboid-like protein, whose translation MSSTVRAVVRRVPVPVALGYIGILAVTSTLLGVLDPATRAAVIDGASTNLDNLSRGRIDTLVTSVFVVDNRSTWLWLPLFGALLIVGELALGARRLLLTLVVGNLVATAVVAIGLAIAVLGRWAPEEVSHAPDVGVSYGAVALVGALTAAAPRPWRGAWIGLWLAAAASSLVSESTFTAWGHVVALGTGFGLAVVYARRVAGWRRSWLPDVLLVVGCGYPAAVFGLLSPGLFVVLAAAGLGALLDRRWRGQPSPG comes from the coding sequence ATGTCCTCGACGGTGCGCGCGGTGGTCCGTCGGGTGCCGGTCCCGGTGGCGCTCGGCTACATCGGCATCCTGGCGGTGACCTCGACGCTGCTCGGGGTGCTGGACCCGGCGACCCGGGCGGCGGTGATCGACGGCGCCAGCACCAACCTGGACAATCTGTCGCGCGGCCGGATCGACACGCTGGTCACCAGTGTGTTCGTGGTGGACAACCGCTCGACGTGGCTGTGGCTGCCGTTGTTCGGAGCGCTGCTGATCGTCGGGGAGCTGGCGTTGGGCGCCCGCCGCCTGCTCCTTACCCTCGTGGTCGGCAACCTGGTGGCAACGGCAGTGGTGGCGATCGGGTTGGCGATCGCGGTACTCGGGAGATGGGCCCCCGAGGAGGTCTCGCACGCCCCCGACGTGGGCGTCAGCTACGGCGCCGTCGCCCTGGTCGGCGCGCTGACGGCGGCCGCTCCGCGGCCGTGGCGTGGCGCGTGGATCGGTCTGTGGCTGGCGGCTGCGGCGAGTTCGCTGGTGTCCGAGTCGACGTTCACCGCGTGGGGACACGTGGTTGCACTCGGCACCGGGTTCGGCCTTGCCGTGGTGTACGCCAGGCGGGTAGCCGGCTGGCGGCGGAGTTGGCTGCCCGACGTGTTGCTGGTCGTCGGCTGCGGCTATCCGGCGGCGGTGTTCGGCTTGCTCTCGCCCGGACTGTTCGTCGTGCTGGCGGCCGCCGGGTTGGGCGCCCTGCTGGATCGCCGGTGGCGCGGTCAGCCCTCACCCGGGTAG
- a CDS encoding Gfo/Idh/MocA family protein has product MDVSRPVGWGIIGAGRIAATVAADIARQPDSRLVAIGARDRRRADRFAADHGVERAYGSYAELLADPDVDVVHLATTHGQHHPQALQIIAAGKAVLIEKAFTLNAIQAAEVAGAARAAGVFCMEAMWLRVNPLIRRARELVDRGAIGDLVGVRADLSKRFPYDPAGRLFDLALGGGALLDLGGYTASFAWEFLGRPDTVTATGALAPTGSDLTVATQWGYSDGRVAQLYCSAAADSPAGGLIYGTAGWIEVGPRIHHPAHLTVHTAAGTQTIPAPPESGNGYGPELDEVVRCLRAGLPESPLIPLDDTVGILDTLDRARAQLGVRYPGEG; this is encoded by the coding sequence ATGGACGTGTCGAGACCGGTCGGTTGGGGAATCATCGGCGCCGGCCGGATCGCGGCCACGGTCGCCGCCGACATCGCCCGGCAGCCCGATTCCCGGCTGGTGGCGATCGGCGCCCGGGACCGGCGCCGGGCCGACCGGTTTGCCGCCGACCACGGCGTCGAACGGGCCTACGGGTCCTACGCCGAGCTGCTCGCCGACCCCGATGTCGACGTGGTTCATCTCGCTACCACACACGGCCAACACCACCCGCAGGCGTTGCAGATCATCGCCGCCGGCAAGGCCGTGCTGATCGAGAAAGCATTCACGCTCAACGCAATCCAGGCAGCCGAGGTGGCCGGCGCGGCCCGCGCGGCCGGCGTGTTCTGCATGGAGGCGATGTGGTTACGGGTGAACCCGCTGATCCGGCGCGCCCGCGAGCTGGTCGATCGCGGGGCGATCGGGGACCTGGTCGGCGTGCGGGCCGATCTGTCCAAGCGCTTTCCCTACGATCCCGCCGGACGTCTGTTCGACCTCGCCCTCGGCGGCGGCGCGCTGCTCGACCTCGGCGGCTACACCGCGAGCTTCGCCTGGGAGTTCCTCGGCCGCCCGGATACCGTCACGGCGACCGGCGCGCTCGCCCCGACCGGCTCGGATCTCACGGTGGCGACCCAGTGGGGGTACTCGGACGGGCGGGTGGCACAGCTGTACTGCAGCGCGGCCGCCGACAGCCCGGCCGGCGGCCTGATCTACGGCACCGCCGGGTGGATCGAGGTGGGTCCGCGGATCCACCATCCCGCGCACCTGACCGTGCATACCGCCGCGGGTACCCAGACGATTCCGGCGCCACCGGAATCCGGGAACGGCTACGGACCGGAGCTCGACGAAGTGGTGCGCTGTCTGCGCGCCGGGTTGCCGGAGAGCCCGCTGATCCCGCTGGACGACACCGTCGGCATCCTCGACACGTTGGACCGGGCGCGGGCCCAGCTCGGAGTTCGCTACCCGGGTGAGGGCTGA
- a CDS encoding DUF4129 domain-containing protein, with translation MPSTGTGSPAARGSVLPPRPLPTAIALLALTIVALHGSVPGVAPPADDPQRSSGSSVLPLVLGAAGALVLLSVWVVRRRSPAVRLPVIERARERTAGADPRAVRVALLVIAAMVAVSVGAALLPRSARPADTDQPSSSAADRSGAESAGRPAVPPAPPDSAPTALWVLAGALLLVLLALSAVGRAPAVEPPDPVAGEDDSGSDEGSAALVAAAERGLAEIGDRGRAPRAAIIACYAALERGLAESPELAPRAADTPAEVLARVVRAGAVPAAPVGELVELFTEARFSPHRMDEAQRDRAVVRLRQVLAELRGRS, from the coding sequence ATGCCCTCGACCGGCACCGGCAGTCCTGCGGCGCGTGGGTCGGTGCTACCGCCTCGGCCGTTGCCGACGGCGATCGCGTTGCTCGCGCTCACGATCGTGGCCTTGCACGGTTCGGTGCCCGGCGTCGCACCGCCGGCGGACGATCCGCAGCGGTCGTCGGGTTCGTCGGTGCTGCCACTGGTGCTCGGTGCGGCCGGTGCGCTCGTGCTGCTGTCGGTGTGGGTCGTGCGCCGCAGATCTCCCGCTGTTCGGTTGCCGGTGATCGAGCGGGCACGTGAACGTACGGCCGGCGCCGACCCGCGCGCGGTCCGGGTGGCACTGCTCGTCATCGCCGCGATGGTGGCGGTCTCGGTGGGTGCCGCGCTGCTGCCGCGCAGCGCGCGGCCGGCCGACACCGACCAGCCGTCGTCGAGCGCGGCCGACCGTTCCGGTGCCGAATCGGCCGGTCGCCCGGCGGTGCCGCCCGCGCCGCCCGACAGCGCGCCGACGGCGTTGTGGGTGCTGGCCGGCGCCCTGCTGCTGGTGCTGCTCGCGCTGTCGGCGGTCGGTCGCGCGCCGGCCGTCGAGCCGCCGGATCCAGTTGCCGGCGAAGATGATTCGGGTTCGGACGAGGGGTCCGCCGCCCTGGTTGCCGCGGCCGAGCGCGGTCTGGCCGAGATCGGTGATCGCGGCCGGGCGCCGCGCGCCGCGATCATTGCCTGTTATGCCGCACTGGAACGCGGCCTGGCCGAGTCGCCGGAGCTGGCCCCGCGCGCGGCCGATACGCCGGCCGAGGTGTTGGCCCGGGTGGTGCGGGCCGGTGCGGTACCGGCGGCGCCGGTGGGTGAGCTGGTCGAGCTGTTCACCGAGGCCCGATTCAGCCCGCACCGGATGGACGAGGCGCAGCGGGATCGGGCGGTCGTCCGGCTCCGGCAGGTGCTCGCCGAGCTACGGGGCCGGTCGTGA
- a CDS encoding AAA family ATPase, with protein MTDTVIAVSRRADEVLAEVERAVVGRRAALRLIFTAVLAGGHVLIEDLPGLGKTLIARSFAAALGLDFTRVQFTPDLLPADLLGSTIYDMVARSFEFRPGPIFTQLLLADEINRTPPKTQAALDRFAIRARLGYLDQADEAAMLRRRLDRGAPVPTVGRVIDAGELLAMQAAVERVSVDADLLAYVVALARATRRHAQVEVGASPRAELDLVQLARAAALLAGRDYVIPDDVKGLAVAAISHRIGLRPEMWVRRVSADDIVGELLRRVPVPRTPE; from the coding sequence ATGACCGACACGGTGATCGCGGTATCGCGCCGGGCCGACGAGGTGCTCGCCGAGGTGGAGCGCGCGGTGGTCGGCCGCCGGGCCGCGTTGCGGCTGATCTTCACCGCCGTGCTCGCCGGCGGGCACGTGCTGATCGAGGATCTGCCCGGCCTGGGCAAGACGTTGATCGCCCGGTCGTTCGCTGCGGCCCTCGGGCTCGACTTCACCCGGGTGCAGTTCACGCCCGACCTGTTGCCGGCCGATCTGCTCGGCTCGACGATCTACGACATGGTGGCGCGGTCCTTCGAGTTCCGGCCCGGACCGATCTTCACCCAGCTGCTGTTGGCCGACGAGATCAATCGGACGCCGCCCAAGACCCAGGCGGCTCTGGATCGGTTCGCGATCCGCGCTCGGCTCGGCTATCTGGATCAGGCCGACGAGGCGGCGATGCTGCGTCGGCGGCTCGATCGGGGTGCGCCGGTTCCGACGGTCGGGCGGGTGATCGATGCCGGCGAGCTGCTGGCCATGCAGGCGGCGGTGGAGCGGGTCAGCGTGGATGCCGATCTGCTGGCCTATGTGGTCGCGCTGGCTCGGGCGACGCGCCGGCATGCGCAGGTCGAGGTGGGCGCCAGTCCCCGCGCGGAACTGGACCTGGTGCAGCTCGCGCGCGCCGCCGCGCTGCTCGCCGGCCGGGACTACGTCATCCCCGACGACGTGAAGGGCCTCGCAGTTGCCGCGATATCGCACCGGATCGGTTTGCGGCCGGAGATGTGGGTCCGCCGGGTGAGCGCGGACGACATCGTCGGCGAGCTGCTGCGCCGGGTGCCGGTGCCCCGAACACCGGAATGA
- a CDS encoding DUF58 domain-containing protein, producing the protein MSAEHGGTEPVSLRWRPAPVALALAGCAALALTLAVLLQRPGPVAFAAPLLGVLMSAGWAPPRVRYAVSVEPPLIRCFVGDPVEFTVRAEPVDGTETARLSWASAAGWQVAPAGVPGRWTVIASRWGRYEPDVRIVVAAAGGLFVGNATARAVELRVYPVVEPVPAGLEPSVLPDRLGTHRSRRIGAGVEFGGVREYVPGDRLRAVNWRVSARRDRLHVTERLAEQAAEVVVLLDTHAQLPGAATQALDLAVRGAVQVVQSALQRGDRAGLVVLGARLRWLAPASGRRQFYRVLDAVLDVGDAHRFGEGTLAPRAGVPRGAVVVAFSTLLDTEFALALIDLHHRGHPVLAVDVLRGDPLEPTADPLLRRMWQLSRLAMYRDMAAVGVDVVPWPADAGLAEVLRTAPDRVRSRR; encoded by the coding sequence ATGAGTGCCGAACACGGGGGCACCGAGCCGGTATCGCTGCGCTGGCGCCCGGCGCCGGTGGCGCTGGCCCTGGCGGGTTGCGCCGCGCTCGCGTTGACCCTCGCGGTGCTGCTGCAGCGACCCGGCCCGGTGGCGTTCGCGGCACCGTTGCTCGGTGTCCTGATGTCGGCCGGGTGGGCGCCGCCTCGGGTGCGGTACGCGGTGTCGGTCGAGCCGCCGCTGATCCGCTGCTTCGTCGGCGACCCGGTCGAGTTCACGGTCCGGGCCGAGCCGGTCGACGGCACCGAAACCGCCCGGCTGAGCTGGGCGTCGGCGGCCGGCTGGCAGGTGGCGCCGGCCGGTGTGCCCGGTCGCTGGACGGTAATCGCATCGCGTTGGGGGCGTTACGAACCCGATGTGCGCATCGTCGTTGCCGCGGCCGGCGGGCTGTTCGTCGGGAACGCGACGGCGCGGGCGGTCGAGCTGCGGGTCTACCCGGTTGTCGAGCCGGTACCGGCGGGGCTGGAACCGAGCGTGCTGCCCGATCGGTTGGGTACCCACCGAAGTCGTCGGATCGGCGCCGGCGTCGAGTTCGGTGGGGTGCGCGAGTATGTGCCCGGCGATCGGTTGCGCGCGGTGAACTGGCGGGTCAGCGCCCGCCGCGACCGGCTGCACGTCACGGAGCGGCTGGCCGAGCAGGCGGCCGAGGTGGTGGTGCTGCTCGACACCCACGCGCAGCTCCCCGGCGCCGCGACGCAGGCACTGGATCTTGCGGTCCGGGGTGCCGTGCAGGTGGTGCAATCCGCGCTGCAGCGCGGCGATCGGGCCGGCCTGGTCGTGCTGGGCGCTCGGCTCCGCTGGCTCGCCCCGGCGTCCGGGCGGCGGCAGTTCTATCGGGTGCTCGACGCGGTGCTGGACGTCGGCGACGCCCACCGATTCGGCGAGGGCACCCTCGCGCCGCGTGCCGGGGTGCCGCGCGGTGCCGTGGTGGTCGCGTTTTCCACCCTGCTGGACACGGAGTTCGCGCTCGCCCTGATCGATCTGCACCACCGTGGTCACCCGGTGCTCGCGGTGGATGTGCTGCGCGGCGATCCGCTCGAGCCGACCGCGGATCCGCTGCTGCGCCGGATGTGGCAGCTGTCCCGGCTGGCGATGTATCGCGATATGGCTGCGGTCGGTGTCGACGTCGTCCCGTGGCCGGCGGACGCCGGGTTGGCCGAGGTACTGCGCACGGCGCCGGACCGCGTCCGGAGCCGACGATGA
- a CDS encoding class I SAM-dependent methyltransferase: MGRYADHILPRVIDFTCGVAVEPLRQRSCAGLRGRVIEIGFGSGRNVPHYPRAVERVAAVEPSDTAWRLAGARVAASPIPIERAGLDGQSLPFDDAAFHSAISTWTLCTIPDVGAALAEIRRVLKPGGQFRFVEHGLAPDRAVRRWQRRLEPVQRRIAGGCHLTRDIPGIITAAGFRIDQLDTFYDRHAPRPYGAMQLGVAVAG; encoded by the coding sequence ATGGGCCGCTACGCAGACCACATTCTCCCCCGCGTGATCGACTTCACCTGCGGCGTCGCGGTGGAACCGCTGCGCCAACGGTCGTGCGCCGGGCTGCGCGGCCGGGTGATCGAGATCGGCTTCGGCTCCGGCCGCAACGTGCCGCACTATCCCCGCGCAGTGGAGCGGGTAGCGGCGGTCGAGCCGTCCGACACGGCGTGGCGGTTGGCCGGTGCCCGAGTGGCCGCGTCGCCGATCCCGATCGAGCGAGCCGGTCTGGACGGACAATCCCTGCCGTTCGACGACGCCGCGTTCCACAGCGCGATCTCCACGTGGACCCTGTGCACCATCCCCGACGTCGGTGCCGCACTCGCCGAGATCCGCCGGGTGCTGAAGCCGGGCGGGCAGTTTCGCTTCGTCGAGCACGGACTCGCGCCGGACCGGGCGGTCCGGCGCTGGCAACGCCGCCTCGAACCGGTGCAGCGGCGAATTGCCGGCGGTTGTCATCTCACCCGCGACATCCCCGGCATCATCACCGCTGCCGGATTCCGCATCGACCAGCTGGACACGTTCTACGACCGGCACGCGCCGCGGCCCTACGGCGCCATGCAGTTGGGTGTCGCCGTCGCCGGGTAG
- a CDS encoding FAD-dependent oxidoreductase yields MTSQNPTPSIVVIAPEHGDILLAQFGRYAREYDVVLVDSAAAAEQLAREIVGAGRQVAMFVCESRLPGATLAGTTPSGMALYPALARLRGAVPTARLVVAAYWDYFREDSEALRPGLAKGKYDAFMLMPRGVRDEEFHTAICELLSDWGQQVAAPETAGAFLITPVRDSLTMAIRDLMDRVGIPNVVVSPDSPTGTAVADELADSGVAPADRHFPIVKVADLPPLMPRTVHDLSILMYGRPDDIEVDTVVDVVIIGAGPAGLAASVYASSEGLATVTMESDAIGGQAGTSSMIRNYLGFPRGISGMRLAQRARGQALRFGTRFFTGWPVVAVEPGVDGAPHTVVTDGGSLRARAVVVAAGVSYRKLRIDGVAERVGVGVYYGSAMSVARDLEGDHVVVVGGGNSAGQAAIYLARYAKTVTIVIRRAGLAETMSRYLIDELEVDPTITVRPNTEVVDAGGEPFLEWVEFADTDSGERERHETRGLFLMIGADPGCDWLPPAVARDERGFVLTGRDVPKAAWRDGVPPESLETTVPGIYAVGDVRAGSMKRVASASGEGASVVPLVHGLLARAGR; encoded by the coding sequence GTGACCTCGCAGAACCCGACGCCCAGCATCGTCGTCATCGCGCCCGAGCACGGCGACATTCTGCTGGCCCAGTTCGGTCGGTACGCCCGGGAGTACGACGTGGTGCTGGTCGATTCGGCCGCCGCCGCCGAACAGCTGGCGCGGGAGATCGTCGGTGCCGGAAGGCAGGTCGCGATGTTCGTCTGCGAGTCCCGGCTGCCCGGCGCGACGCTCGCTGGTACGACGCCGTCCGGCATGGCACTGTATCCGGCGCTGGCCCGGCTGCGGGGGGCGGTGCCGACGGCGCGGCTGGTGGTCGCGGCGTACTGGGACTACTTCCGGGAGGACAGCGAGGCGCTCCGGCCGGGCCTGGCGAAGGGCAAGTACGACGCCTTCATGCTGATGCCACGCGGCGTCCGCGACGAGGAGTTCCATACCGCGATCTGCGAGTTGCTGTCGGACTGGGGGCAGCAGGTGGCGGCGCCGGAGACGGCCGGCGCGTTTCTGATCACACCGGTCCGGGACTCGCTCACGATGGCGATCCGCGACCTGATGGACCGGGTGGGCATCCCGAACGTGGTGGTTTCGCCGGACTCGCCGACCGGCACGGCGGTGGCCGACGAGCTCGCCGATTCCGGTGTCGCTCCGGCCGATCGGCACTTTCCGATCGTGAAGGTCGCCGACCTGCCGCCGCTGATGCCGCGCACCGTGCACGATCTTTCGATCTTGATGTACGGGCGCCCGGACGACATCGAGGTCGACACCGTGGTCGACGTCGTCATCATCGGTGCCGGACCGGCCGGGTTGGCTGCCTCGGTGTACGCCTCCTCCGAAGGTCTGGCCACGGTGACGATGGAGTCCGACGCGATCGGTGGGCAGGCCGGCACGAGTTCGATGATCCGCAACTATCTCGGCTTTCCGCGCGGGATCTCCGGGATGCGGCTGGCCCAGCGAGCGCGCGGGCAGGCGCTGCGCTTCGGTACCCGGTTCTTCACCGGCTGGCCGGTCGTCGCGGTCGAGCCCGGCGTCGACGGGGCCCCGCACACCGTCGTGACCGACGGCGGTTCGCTGCGCGCCCGGGCTGTGGTGGTCGCGGCCGGCGTCTCGTATCGCAAGCTGCGGATCGACGGGGTGGCGGAGCGGGTCGGGGTCGGGGTGTACTACGGCAGCGCGATGTCGGTGGCCCGGGATCTCGAGGGCGACCACGTGGTGGTGGTCGGCGGCGGTAACTCGGCCGGTCAGGCCGCTATCTACCTGGCCCGATACGCGAAGACGGTGACCATCGTGATCCGCCGCGCCGGACTGGCCGAGACCATGTCGCGGTATCTGATCGACGAGCTCGAGGTCGATCCGACGATCACCGTCCGGCCGAACACCGAGGTGGTCGACGCCGGCGGGGAGCCGTTCCTGGAGTGGGTCGAGTTCGCCGACACCGACTCCGGCGAGCGAGAACGACACGAAACCCGAGGGCTGTTCCTGATGATCGGCGCCGACCCCGGTTGTGACTGGTTGCCCCCCGCGGTGGCCCGCGACGAACGCGGGTTCGTGCTGACCGGGCGGGACGTGCCGAAGGCGGCGTGGCGGGACGGAGTGCCGCCGGAAAGCCTGGAAACCACCGTGCCGGGGATCTACGCGGTCGGCGATGTGCGCGCCGGCTCGATGAAACGGGTGGCCTCGGCCAGTGGCGAGGGTGCGTCGGTGGTGCCGCTGGTGCACGGTCTGCTCGCCCGGGCGGGCCGGTGA